Part of the Pelmatolapia mariae isolate MD_Pm_ZW linkage group LG3_W, Pm_UMD_F_2, whole genome shotgun sequence genome is shown below.
GTCACCCCTACTTAAATTCGCTGTAGCCTACTTTTGAATCCACGGTTACCAACCGGACTGGCCCACAGCAAAGCGCTCCCTGCAGACGTCATTGTGACGTAGAGCCGAGCGCACCTGAGGAGCGTTTGTGCTGAGAGGCGGGCCGGTGAGCGGAGGTTTAAATGACAGCCGCGCAGCGCGTACCTCGGTGCTGGTGACCCAGGGACACAGCAGGCGTGCGGAGGCTCGTGGCCTTGTTAACGGTGCAGGTTTCATTGGTTTCTGTTCGTCAGACGCAGTTTCTCACCTCCCGCAGCCTTACACGCAGCTCTGCATTTGCAGCCATGTTTAAGGTAACCGCAGCACATGAGCCGCACCTTTTAGCACCTCCACATATAGCTGCTCCTTGACGAGGCAACTGAATCATTCCGAAAAGTGAAGTGGGTAGTTATCAGGATCGGGGGTCTACGGTTATTCCTGAAGGTCTGTGAACCAGCAGAGCAAGCTTTTATATCAGAGTGCGCCTTTTATCCCATGGTGAGAATAGTTGGTTCTGTGGGGATCTTGTGaaactagttttatttttcaaacaagTGGTTGCAGTGCGTGCTGGTCCTTGGTTGCTTTCCTTCCTGCATTGTACTGGGGTCCTGCTGGTAGGACTAACCTAGCCACAGATAgatagagacacacacacacacacacacacactaattgTGCCTCCTTAGCTGAATCCTGCTGATAGACTTAAACTGTAAGTTACATGAATTCAGACTATTTCATACTCTTGATAAGTTACTATGAGCTTATTTAGTTGACAGTATGTGCCTCTGCAGCAATCGCAGTAACCAGCCTGACTGAGGACGGTGAGGATCAGTCTATGCAGGTTAGACTTTAGGAAGTACCCCTCGTGTCTCTTTGACACATGGGTTTCAGCGTGTCCAGCCAGTTTTAAAGCATGACTCTGCTTAGATTGCAAAACAGATGTGTTGAGGATGTTGTACGCTCAGTTGGCTGTCCTAAAGAAAATGTCTCTGGTTTGTCTGCAGTCTAAGACATATCTGCTATGTTTGAGTTTACTGTCCATCTGGTTGTAATTATGTGAGTGGAagtgtatttttcttcttttttaaactggAATAGTAAAGTTGCAGAGCTGACTGGCTCCCTATCAAAGCTAGTTATTCAGTTCATCTGGTCTGTCCTGTGGTCACTTTTGAAAGCCTTCATGTATGCTGACCATGTTCTGATGAGATTTGTCACTTGCACTTAAACTGTCATTTCAGTGGAGAACCTGGTACATTGTATATGGCAAAACTATTCCCATGCATTAAGGGACGTGAATATTTCTCATATGTGGCTATTTTGTATTCTGTTGTCAATTCATGTGAATTCATGTTGCTGGACTGAGTACAGTAGACATCTGtttatatagatatatttataGACTGTTTTTAGACATTAAATCCCATAATTTTAAGCAGACGTTGAAATTACTTTCCAATAtcaagcaccttgaggtgactcttgtgatttggtgctatacatTGAAAAATATCAAAGACTAGGCAGAACCTGATACATGTTTAAAACGCTGACTTCTTTCATTACAGACCAGTAGCGAAGACTTGTTTCTGCCTTCACCTGAGCTACTGGACAGCGTGCAGTCTGTGGAGGAATCTGACGGTGACTGTGGTGGAAGCACCGTATCGTTGGCCGAAGCCCTGCTCCCTGTGACGGAGTCCTCACCACCTCTAATCCCCTGGGTTTGCTCAACCCGCTACAAGACGGCGCTCTGCACCAGTTACTCAGATGATGGTTTCTGCAAGTATGCCGAGCGCTGCCAGTTTGCCCACGGCCTCCACGAACTCCATGTTCCCTCACACCATCCAAAGTATAAGACAGAGTTGTGTCGCAGCTACCACACAGGTGGCTACTGCTACTATGGCAACCGTTGCCTGTTTGTCCACAGTCCCACAGAGCAACGCCCCACCCTCCGTCGTCGCAGGAACGTCCCGTGCCGCACCTTCCGTGCCTTTGGGATTTGTCCCTTTGGAACCCGCTGTAACTTCCTGCATGTGGAGGGCAAAGATGAAGATGGCTGTCACGATTTGGCCAGTTTTGGTGAAAAGACCTCATTTGTGCAAAACCCTCAGCACCATCAAAAGACCAAGGGGTGGAAACCTCGAGGGGCTCTGTGCCGCACCTTCAGCACCTTTGGTTTCTGCCTGTACGGAACCCGCTGTCACTTCCAGCACGGCCTCCCTAACAGGATAAAAACCTCCAGTCAACACAAAGGGTTGCTGTCCACTTCACGTTTACCTTCTGCATCAGACTCTTCAGCCTCATCATCTCCTCCACCCACCACCCCAGACGCACCAGCACACAATGCTTTCACCTTCTCCAGTCAGCACTTAAATGATCTGCTCCTGCCACTGGCCCTCCACCTGCAGAAGCTGGAGAGCACAAAGGCCCAGGAGATCTGGGCCAACAGGGTGCTCTAAACTCCTTAAatcagaatttctgctgaacactactttttctttttttcttcttttttaaaaatatgtaattACCCCCACTTTACCCCCaaggttttttttgtatatatgtTCTAATTGACTTGAGCTTGTTTCAGAAGGCCCAAGCAGGCCTTGGCAAACATGACTATTCAGTCATGGATCAGTCTGGAGTAGCTCTGGAAAGAGAATCTTACAGGTGCAGCTATATgtgtaatatttttaattgtACATGGCTATATGTCTGCCCAAGCACTATAAATaaaccatgtttcttttttactaactactgtgtttgtgtgtttggctgGGCTGGATTAAAGTTGTGGGGTGACTGACAGAAGTCCAGTAGCTGCCTTTAAAGCACAAGCGAAGCTGGCATTTGTCAGTCTTAATCAGCTGCTGCTGAAACA
Proteins encoded:
- the cth1 gene encoding cysteine three histidine 1 — encoded protein: MFKTSSEDLFLPSPELLDSVQSVEESDGDCGGSTVSLAEALLPVTESSPPLIPWVCSTRYKTALCTSYSDDGFCKYAERCQFAHGLHELHVPSHHPKYKTELCRSYHTGGYCYYGNRCLFVHSPTEQRPTLRRRRNVPCRTFRAFGICPFGTRCNFLHVEGKDEDGCHDLASFGEKTSFVQNPQHHQKTKGWKPRGALCRTFSTFGFCLYGTRCHFQHGLPNRIKTSSQHKGLLSTSRLPSASDSSASSSPPPTTPDAPAHNAFTFSSQHLNDLLLPLALHLQKLESTKAQEIWANRVL